In one Nostoc sp. KVJ3 genomic region, the following are encoded:
- a CDS encoding thioredoxin family protein yields MSLAVIKFSSEECGICHKMSFYDKKVAEELGLEFIDVKMQDTTAYRKYRKILLTQYPDKSEMGWPTYIICNSPEGEFQIVGEVKGGHPKGEFRSRLQEVLDTTNSHN; encoded by the coding sequence ATGAGTTTAGCTGTAATTAAGTTCTCTTCAGAAGAATGCGGCATCTGCCACAAAATGTCTTTTTATGACAAAAAGGTGGCTGAAGAACTGGGTTTAGAATTTATTGATGTGAAAATGCAGGATACAACTGCTTACCGCAAGTATCGCAAGATTTTATTGACTCAGTATCCCGATAAATCAGAAATGGGATGGCCTACTTACATCATCTGCAATTCTCCAGAAGGGGAATTTCAGATTGTGGGTGAAGTAAAAGGGGGTCATCCCAAAGGGGAATTTAGAAGCCGTCTTCAAGAGGTTCTAGATACCACAAATAGTCACAACTAA
- the hetF gene encoding cell division protein HetF has translation MTQEFHISVTPVGQNDYLVRTEQVAPGVPLAEELVTWPVAEWLIAAGHLMNDPLKSVLQGDIFASGGDESNIARNSVNLVALGQQFYNALFKGTLRDSWITAQGIAQNHQQVLRLRLGLKDTRLARLPWEVMHAGDRPLATGPYVAFSRFQSGILGGSPLRSRNTFTPREEEAVKVLMVIASPSDQVRLDLQKQEAIKLQAELHRQTSRLAEGNNNFPEIELTVLDQPGREELTQALEQGRYHVLHYSGHSNLGGNGGEIYLVSRRTGLTEILTGDDLAGLLVNNNIQMAVFNSCLGAYTAASNPSGDTGERNLAESLVKRGIRSVLAMSERIPDEVALTLTQLFYRNLSQGYPVDLCVSRVRQGLISAYGSHQMYWALPILYLQPEFDGFLNQETELSESAESRNQYISPLGITSTMYSAMSTTGYANADDAEMPLGMEEMIPAGLVRDSSGLDWLGEDTWGDLVDEIEYDDPSYEEDSAIVSDLFRQLDNQKDPTELDRQIPEANFPQRQVSEEMNSLEEEGDLWGEVPAPSPPITGNLQGNLENSDFSHRRSPTQISQSPPPKHRTQRRQLWPIVGIVGISAIAVAIGLNWWWQNRSQQVTLPNIPTISTESLPIQKQQNIDLQTASTGIVTATATEKLSQGDLQGGLLAVEELLNRNALAAAETALKLIPSKQIDEPSVNFYKGRLAWQSIQAGDNNYSVDDARRYWETAAKAKPESLLYNNALGFAYYTEGNLNRANDSWFKALNLALKEQNKDSKTAVPEDALTSYAGLALGLYKSALSQSSGKQTQYLNEAIKLRQTVLNSDPGNFQVDKLAKNWLWTEKAIEDWRSLLQEKGEQQ, from the coding sequence GTGACCCAGGAATTTCACATTTCCGTAACCCCAGTAGGGCAAAATGACTACTTGGTGCGGACGGAACAAGTCGCGCCTGGGGTACCATTAGCAGAAGAATTGGTGACTTGGCCTGTAGCTGAGTGGTTGATAGCTGCTGGGCATTTGATGAATGACCCGTTGAAGTCGGTGTTGCAAGGAGATATATTCGCTTCTGGTGGGGACGAAAGCAATATTGCCAGAAACTCTGTTAATTTGGTGGCGTTGGGCCAACAATTTTATAACGCTCTATTTAAAGGCACTCTCAGAGATAGTTGGATTACCGCTCAAGGGATTGCCCAAAACCACCAACAAGTATTACGCTTGCGTTTGGGGTTAAAGGATACTAGGTTAGCTCGTCTACCTTGGGAAGTGATGCACGCTGGCGATCGCCCCCTAGCTACTGGGCCTTATGTGGCTTTTTCTCGCTTCCAAAGTGGTATTTTGGGAGGTTCTCCGTTGCGATCGCGAAATACTTTTACACCACGAGAAGAAGAGGCTGTGAAAGTGTTGATGGTAATTGCTTCTCCCTCAGATCAAGTCCGTCTTGACTTACAGAAACAAGAAGCGATTAAACTGCAAGCAGAACTTCATCGACAAACATCACGACTTGCCGAAGGTAACAATAATTTCCCAGAAATTGAACTCACGGTCTTAGACCAACCAGGACGGGAAGAACTGACGCAAGCCCTTGAACAAGGTAGATATCACGTTCTCCACTACTCTGGTCATAGTAATTTAGGCGGCAATGGCGGAGAAATTTATCTGGTTAGTCGCAGAACGGGCTTGACGGAAATCTTGACTGGAGACGATCTAGCAGGTTTACTCGTCAACAATAATATCCAAATGGCAGTATTTAACTCCTGTTTAGGGGCATACACGGCTGCATCCAATCCCTCTGGAGATACTGGCGAACGGAACTTGGCCGAAAGTCTGGTGAAGCGCGGAATCAGAAGCGTGTTGGCGATGTCTGAACGGATTCCTGATGAAGTGGCGTTGACGCTGACACAATTATTTTACCGCAATTTAAGTCAGGGATATCCAGTAGATTTGTGTGTTAGTCGAGTGCGCCAAGGATTAATTTCTGCCTATGGTTCTCACCAGATGTACTGGGCATTACCGATTTTATATCTCCAGCCAGAATTTGACGGTTTTCTGAATCAAGAAACTGAGTTATCCGAAAGTGCAGAATCGCGAAACCAGTATATTTCGCCTTTAGGAATAACTTCCACAATGTACTCAGCGATGTCTACGACGGGCTACGCCAACGCAGATGATGCCGAGATGCCTTTAGGAATGGAAGAAATGATTCCTGCTGGTTTGGTGCGAGATTCTTCTGGGTTGGACTGGCTGGGTGAAGATACTTGGGGCGATTTGGTTGATGAAATTGAGTATGATGACCCAAGCTATGAAGAAGATTCGGCGATCGTTTCAGATTTGTTTCGTCAGCTAGATAACCAAAAAGATCCAACTGAACTGGATCGACAAATTCCCGAAGCTAATTTTCCGCAAAGGCAGGTTTCTGAGGAAATGAATTCCCTGGAAGAGGAAGGAGATTTGTGGGGAGAAGTCCCAGCACCATCACCTCCAATTACTGGAAACCTGCAAGGAAATTTAGAAAATTCTGATTTTTCCCATAGGCGTAGCCCAACCCAAATATCGCAATCACCCCCACCAAAACATCGTACCCAACGCCGCCAGCTGTGGCCAATTGTGGGTATTGTGGGAATCAGTGCGATCGCAGTTGCGATCGGTTTAAATTGGTGGTGGCAAAATCGCTCCCAGCAGGTAACTTTGCCTAACATCCCAACAATTTCCACTGAGTCTTTACCGATTCAAAAGCAGCAAAATATCGACTTACAGACAGCATCGACTGGAATTGTCACTGCTACCGCTACAGAAAAATTGAGTCAGGGTGACTTACAAGGTGGGTTATTGGCTGTAGAAGAACTACTTAATCGTAACGCCCTGGCTGCGGCAGAAACTGCTCTTAAACTGATTCCAAGTAAGCAAATTGATGAGCCATCTGTCAACTTTTATAAGGGAAGATTAGCTTGGCAGTCCATCCAAGCTGGAGACAATAATTATAGCGTCGATGATGCCCGCCGTTACTGGGAAACTGCTGCAAAAGCTAAACCAGAATCACTTTTGTATAATAACGCTTTAGGATTTGCCTACTACACAGAAGGTAATCTGAATCGAGCCAATGATTCTTGGTTCAAAGCTTTGAATTTAGCTCTGAAAGAACAGAATAAAGATTCAAAGACAGCAGTTCCTGAAGATGCTTTAACTTCTTATGCTGGTTTAGCGCTTGGACTGTATAAATCTGCACTGAGTCAATCTAGTGGTAAACAGACACAATATCTGAATGAAGCCATCAAGTTGCGACAAACAGTTTTAAACTCCGATCCAGGAAACTTCCAGGTAGATAAATTAGCTAAAAATTGGCTGTGGACAGAGAAGGCGATTGAAGATTGGCGATCGCTCCTCCAGGAAAAAGGTGAACAACAGTAG
- a CDS encoding DnaJ C-terminal domain-containing protein: protein MAATDFKDYYAILGVSKTATQEEIKQAFRKLARKYHPDVNPNNKQAEARFKEVSEAYEVVSDVDKRKKYDQFGQYWKQAGEGFPGGGVGADMSGFDFSQYGNFDEFINELLGRFGGATPRGGGGRQSYSQSYSYRSPTGATSGFSGFNDYGFQDPGAATSQDSEALITLTFAEAFNGVQKRFSLGNETIDVRIPSGAKPGTRLRVRGKGQINPMTQQRGDLYLKVELQPHSFFQMEGDNLVCEVAITPDEATLGASIDVPTPDGLVNVKLPAGVRSGQSLRLRGKGWPLAKGGRGDQLVKVAIAPPKDLSQQEREYYEKIRAIRTYNPRSHLQQVKL, encoded by the coding sequence ATGGCTGCAACCGACTTCAAAGACTATTACGCAATTTTGGGAGTTAGTAAGACTGCCACTCAGGAGGAGATTAAACAAGCCTTTCGGAAACTAGCCCGCAAATATCACCCCGATGTCAACCCAAATAATAAACAGGCAGAGGCACGCTTTAAAGAAGTTAGCGAAGCCTACGAAGTTGTGTCAGATGTAGATAAACGCAAAAAATACGACCAATTCGGTCAATATTGGAAACAAGCTGGTGAAGGTTTCCCAGGCGGCGGTGTCGGTGCCGATATGAGCGGCTTTGACTTCAGTCAATACGGCAATTTTGATGAGTTTATTAATGAGTTACTAGGACGCTTTGGCGGTGCTACCCCTCGCGGTGGGGGTGGGCGACAAAGTTACTCACAAAGTTATTCTTACCGTTCTCCTACAGGTGCTACAAGTGGTTTTAGTGGCTTTAACGATTATGGGTTTCAAGATCCAGGCGCGGCTACTTCCCAAGATAGTGAAGCTCTAATCACCCTCACTTTTGCTGAAGCATTTAACGGCGTGCAAAAGCGCTTCAGCTTAGGTAACGAAACAATAGATGTTCGTATCCCATCTGGGGCTAAACCTGGGACTCGGTTGCGGGTGCGGGGCAAAGGTCAAATCAACCCAATGACTCAACAACGAGGGGATTTATACTTAAAAGTCGAACTTCAACCGCACTCGTTCTTCCAAATGGAAGGTGATAACTTGGTGTGCGAAGTGGCAATTACACCAGATGAAGCAACGCTGGGAGCCTCTATTGATGTACCCACACCTGATGGTTTAGTTAATGTCAAGCTACCAGCCGGAGTCCGTTCTGGTCAATCACTGCGTTTACGTGGCAAGGGTTGGCCCCTCGCCAAGGGTGGACGTGGCGATCAGTTGGTGAAGGTGGCGATCGCACCACCAAAAGACCTCAGCCAACAAGAGCGAGAATATTATGAAAAAATCCGGGCTATACGTACTTATAATCCCCGCAGTCATTTACAGCAAGTCAAACTGTGA
- a CDS encoding AAA family ATPase, whose amino-acid sequence MNKNSDYSSLLTFNSSLLTPNSSLLLLIGLPGSGKSTFAKQLLAEYPQMSLISTDAIRGKLFGSEALQGPWLLIWQEVERQFQQAISTENTAIFDATNAQRRHRREVIALARELGFAQITGIWVDTPVWLCLARNKKRSRQVPEEIILRMHRQLRDAPPSLKEGLNGLIRLSEKSEYGNCDRILSENHT is encoded by the coding sequence ATGAATAAAAATTCTGATTACTCCTCACTCCTTACTTTTAATTCCTCACTTTTAACTCCTAACTCCTCACTTTTATTACTGATTGGTCTTCCAGGTAGCGGTAAGTCAACTTTTGCAAAACAATTACTGGCAGAATACCCCCAGATGTCGCTGATTTCTACAGATGCCATCCGGGGGAAATTGTTCGGTTCAGAAGCCCTTCAAGGGCCGTGGCTACTGATTTGGCAGGAAGTAGAACGGCAATTTCAGCAAGCTATTTCTACAGAAAATACAGCTATTTTTGATGCCACTAATGCCCAGCGCCGACATCGTCGTGAAGTTATTGCTTTAGCCCGTGAATTGGGGTTTGCCCAAATTACGGGCATTTGGGTGGATACACCAGTCTGGCTGTGTTTAGCACGGAATAAAAAGCGATCGCGCCAAGTTCCAGAAGAAATTATTTTGCGGATGCACCGTCAACTCCGGGATGCGCCCCCAAGTCTGAAAGAGGGGCTAAACGGGCTGATCCGCTTATCAGAAAAATCGGAGTACGGAAATTGCGATCGCATCTTGAGCGAGAACCACACTTGA